The proteins below are encoded in one region of Campylobacter rectus:
- a CDS encoding DUF5339 family protein: protein MKKSLLLLALCAFAGQLAAADMPAVCEEYEKGVRDFIKEWRSQAKATGNTGIKLEIDGAEKDFDVRLKDIKNKTKDKQEAACKQSIESLEETKMLMKKMGYMK, encoded by the coding sequence ATGAAAAAATCACTGCTTTTGCTTGCGCTTTGCGCTTTTGCCGGACAGCTCGCTGCTGCTGATATGCCCGCGGTTTGCGAGGAGTACGAAAAGGGCGTTCGCGACTTTATAAAAGAATGGCGGTCGCAAGCTAAAGCTACGGGGAATACGGGCATCAAGCTCGAAATAGATGGCGCCGAAAAAGACTTCGACGTAAGACTAAAGGATATAAAAAATAAGACCAAAGACAAGCAGGAGGCCGCCTGCAAACAGTCCATAGAGTCGCTGGAAGAGACAAAAATGCTGATGAAGAAAATGGGTTATATGAAATAA
- a CDS encoding DUF5339 domain-containing protein → MKKSLLLLALCAFAGQLAAADMPAACEEYKKVSYAFIDTMEKQAKAQGEKDFDAAATRKEFEAEYADIKKLGKKEQEAKCNQGIAEVKELENMLKTIGVINQI, encoded by the coding sequence ATGAAAAAATCACTGCTTTTGCTTGCGCTTTGCGCTTTTGCCGGACAGCTCGCTGCTGCTGATATGCCCGCGGCTTGCGAGGAGTACAAAAAAGTTTCTTATGCTTTCATCGATACGATGGAAAAACAAGCCAAAGCTCAGGGCGAAAAGGACTTTGACGCCGCCGCAACGAGAAAAGAGTTTGAGGCCGAATACGCAGACATAAAAAAGCTCGGCAAAAAGGAGCAAGAGGCTAAGTGCAATCAAGGCATAGCCGAGGTAAAAGAGCTTGAAAATATGCTAAAAACGATTGGAGTGATAAATCAAATTTAA
- a CDS encoding SLAC1 anion channel family protein — MKTQDEKAPKNSWLQNFPIMFYTVVMGLGGLALAYERLNLIFGISGWIFEVLRWTASLAYTVISALYAAKIIRYPQAFTAEFSHPVRVNFFATFSVSTLLIAALWKDFTPVYGVLFYVGIVFQGIISLYVVSFWIKNNILISHSNPAWFIPIVGNLLVPLAAPAGSELAWYYFGVGIFFWPVLFAVLFYRIIFHDQMPQKFIPTLFIVIAPPAMAFLDYTKLTANFDAPAKIMLYVTLFFALLILFMFKSFLRLKFFLSWWAFTFPTAAASIALLRAYELSGLKFFLLAGSAGFAILCVFIGIVGFYTIKAILRAEICVAE; from the coding sequence ATGAAAACACAGGACGAAAAAGCACCGAAAAATAGCTGGCTACAAAACTTCCCGATAATGTTTTATACCGTAGTTATGGGGCTTGGCGGACTAGCGCTAGCGTATGAGCGGCTAAATTTGATCTTTGGGATTTCTGGTTGGATTTTTGAGGTTTTGCGGTGGACGGCGAGCCTAGCATATACCGTCATCAGCGCACTTTACGCCGCAAAGATCATTAGATACCCGCAAGCTTTCACAGCGGAGTTTTCTCACCCCGTGCGGGTAAATTTTTTCGCGACTTTTTCGGTTTCGACGCTGCTTATCGCCGCGCTTTGGAAGGATTTTACGCCCGTATACGGCGTGCTTTTTTACGTAGGCATCGTCTTTCAGGGGATTATTTCTTTATACGTGGTCTCTTTTTGGATCAAGAACAATATCCTAATCTCGCACTCCAACCCCGCGTGGTTCATCCCCATCGTCGGCAACCTCTTAGTACCGCTTGCAGCACCTGCGGGTAGCGAGCTTGCGTGGTATTACTTCGGGGTAGGCATATTCTTTTGGCCCGTACTTTTTGCCGTTTTATTTTATCGCATCATCTTTCACGACCAGATGCCCCAGAAATTTATCCCGACGCTCTTTATCGTGATCGCACCGCCTGCGATGGCGTTTTTGGACTATACGAAGCTCACCGCCAACTTCGACGCGCCGGCGAAAATCATGCTCTATGTTACGCTATTTTTCGCGCTTCTCATACTTTTTATGTTTAAAAGCTTTTTGAGGCTCAAATTTTTCCTTTCGTGGTGGGCGTTTACCTTCCCGACCGCAGCGGCCAGTATCGCACTTTTGCGGGCTTACGAGCTTAGCGGGCTTAAGTTTTTCTTACTTGCGGGCAGTGCGGGATTTGCTATCTTGTGCGTTTTTATCGGGATAGTGGGCTTTTACACGATAAAAGCCATACTTCGCGCTGAGATTTGCGTAGCGGAGTGA
- a CDS encoding Crp/Fnr family transcriptional regulator — MLQNELENVLIERFLSKFSLSGEDERAVLEGAVLKSFKKDETIYTKDGCQGYAILACGRMRGFVSTSNFKEITVFSLSRGDSCMLCAFCSFGALQVEINLQIEEDTQMILIPKKLFKRLRESYPQVANHALELVAGRFSAAINVMEQALFMPLAQRIINFLEQNGACRGLKITHEQIANHLGSAREAVSRVLKEMQKQGRIEQKRGVVTLK, encoded by the coding sequence ATGCTGCAAAATGAGCTTGAAAACGTGCTAATAGAAAGATTTTTGTCTAAATTTTCACTTAGCGGCGAAGATGAAAGAGCGGTTTTAGAGGGCGCGGTCTTAAAAAGCTTTAAAAAAGACGAGACGATCTATACGAAAGACGGATGTCAGGGCTACGCTATCTTAGCATGCGGGCGTATGCGAGGCTTTGTCAGCACGAGTAATTTTAAAGAAATCACCGTTTTTAGCCTAAGCCGGGGCGATAGCTGCATGCTTTGCGCTTTTTGCTCGTTTGGGGCGCTACAAGTGGAGATAAATTTGCAGATAGAGGAGGATACGCAAATGATCCTCATCCCAAAAAAGCTTTTTAAACGCTTGCGCGAGAGCTATCCGCAGGTGGCAAATCACGCTTTGGAGTTGGTTGCGGGGAGATTTAGCGCCGCGATAAACGTGATGGAGCAAGCGCTTTTTATGCCTTTGGCGCAGCGCATAATAAATTTTTTAGAGCAAAACGGCGCGTGCAGAGGACTAAAGATCACGCACGAACAGATCGCAAACCATCTAGGCTCGGCTAGAGAGGCCGTCTCAAGAGTGTTAAAAGAGATGCAAAAGCAGGGGCGCATCGAGCAAAAACGCGGTGTCGTGACATTAAAGTGA
- a CDS encoding NAD(P)/FAD-dependent oxidoreductase produces the protein MKSIGRRGALKILGAAGLAAAGVASVDKLNAGENEDIRSNILIIGGGLGGISLAAKLRRDMPNAALTILDKDEYFYYQPGFTLIAAGVYLPEDITYEKANLIPEGVTWIKQNAASIEPSSNSVTLEDGSNLTYDYLVIASGTEYEFENVKGINAEDVGNGAITSIYTIPGALHMTQMMKKLGKEGGKAVFSDNKTPMKCSGANKKVTLLTEDMARNLGGRDKLDIAIYSGARTIFSSPIYAKMIEGMLEERDVKYFTSHQLVEVDKSANIAVFERYMPYRENGEDKLAKELVEVKFDFLHLVPRMKASKIYANAGLSVEKGDVAGNWISLTRETLQHSKFKNIFAIGDVCGFPAGKTGASIRKMYPVLAQNLADVIKGHEPSAKYGGYTACPLLTKFGKAVMVEFNWTGKPEPTIACMGATRESYLNWAMKLYMMKPMVMQGMIRGLA, from the coding sequence ATGAAAAGCATCGGCAGAAGAGGTGCATTGAAAATTTTAGGTGCGGCGGGGTTAGCAGCGGCGGGAGTCGCGAGCGTAGACAAGCTAAACGCCGGCGAAAACGAAGACATCCGCTCAAATATCCTGATAATCGGCGGAGGCCTAGGCGGTATCAGCCTGGCGGCGAAATTGCGGCGAGATATGCCAAACGCCGCGCTCACGATCCTTGATAAGGACGAATACTTCTACTATCAACCGGGCTTTACGCTTATTGCGGCGGGAGTTTATCTACCGGAGGATATAACTTACGAAAAGGCGAATTTGATCCCCGAAGGCGTAACGTGGATAAAACAAAACGCCGCTTCGATCGAGCCTAGCTCAAATTCCGTCACGCTTGAGGACGGTTCAAATTTGACTTACGACTACCTAGTGATCGCTAGCGGAACGGAGTATGAGTTTGAGAACGTGAAAGGGATTAACGCGGAAGATGTCGGTAACGGTGCGATCACCTCGATCTACACGATCCCCGGCGCCCTTCATATGACTCAGATGATGAAAAAGCTCGGTAAAGAGGGCGGCAAGGCGGTTTTTAGCGATAACAAAACTCCGATGAAGTGCTCGGGCGCGAATAAAAAAGTAACATTGCTTACCGAAGATATGGCGCGAAATTTGGGCGGCAGAGATAAGCTTGACATTGCGATATATTCGGGAGCTCGAACGATATTTTCCTCTCCGATTTATGCTAAAATGATAGAGGGGATGCTAGAGGAGCGAGATGTGAAGTATTTTACATCCCATCAGCTTGTCGAGGTGGATAAAAGCGCGAATATAGCCGTATTTGAACGCTATATGCCATACCGTGAAAACGGCGAGGATAAGCTCGCTAAAGAGTTAGTCGAGGTCAAATTTGATTTTTTACATCTCGTGCCTCGTATGAAAGCCTCTAAAATTTACGCCAATGCGGGACTAAGCGTAGAAAAAGGCGACGTAGCAGGCAACTGGATCAGTCTTACGCGCGAGACGTTGCAACACTCGAAATTTAAAAATATCTTTGCTATCGGCGACGTTTGCGGATTTCCTGCAGGCAAGACGGGAGCTAGCATACGTAAGATGTATCCCGTGCTAGCGCAAAATCTCGCAGACGTCATAAAAGGTCACGAACCGAGTGCGAAATACGGCGGCTACACCGCCTGCCCGCTGCTGACGAAATTCGGCAAAGCGGTGATGGTGGAGTTTAACTGGACGGGTAAGCCCGAACCTACGATAGCGTGCATGGGTGCGACTCGCGAGAGCTATCTAAACTGGGCGATGAAACTATATATGATGAAGCCGATGGTCATGCAAGGCATGATAAGAGGGCTTGCGTAA
- a CDS encoding YgaP family membrane protein: MQNIGILDKTIRLIIAAIWIYVFGFVCLSWWWLVGLVPLLTAVYGYCPLYKFFGINTCKKCKTEERSDAKQKN, encoded by the coding sequence ATGCAAAATATTGGAATTTTAGACAAAACTATCCGCCTTATAATCGCGGCGATTTGGATATATGTATTTGGATTCGTATGTTTGAGCTGGTGGTGGCTAGTCGGGCTCGTGCCGTTACTAACCGCTGTTTACGGCTACTGCCCGCTTTATAAATTTTTCGGCATAAACACGTGCAAAAAATGCAAAACAGAAGAGCGAAGCGATGCAAAGCAAAAGAACTAG
- a CDS encoding YgaP family membrane protein, translating to MQSKRTRIAKVLIGLAIMIAGVAFGNWWGLVGLVPFAVGVTGFCPACYFLNRCSLKR from the coding sequence ATGCAAAGCAAAAGAACTAGAATCGCGAAAGTGCTAATCGGGCTAGCGATAATGATCGCGGGAGTCGCGTTTGGCAACTGGTGGGGACTCGTAGGACTCGTGCCGTTTGCCGTAGGCGTCACGGGTTTTTGCCCCGCTTGCTATTTTTTAAATCGTTGTTCGCTAAAGCGCTAA